One window of the Shewanella khirikhana genome contains the following:
- a CDS encoding SufE family protein codes for MSDKSTAERPQAADFEARHAASQQALVALGEQVASAPNWQEKYRALMLGGKALTPLPDQWQQDDARVRGCESAAWLYHHSSAQAGELRHYFIAASDARIVNGLIALLLGQLCGQTADYIAAFDIEAYFKAIGLDGQLSPSRTNGLYALAQAIKTFASQGAN; via the coding sequence ATGTCTGACAAAAGCACAGCCGAGCGACCACAGGCCGCCGATTTCGAAGCCCGCCACGCCGCCAGCCAGCAGGCGCTGGTCGCCTTGGGTGAGCAAGTGGCCTCGGCCCCCAACTGGCAGGAGAAATACCGCGCCCTGATGCTCGGCGGTAAGGCGCTCACGCCGCTGCCAGACCAGTGGCAACAGGACGATGCGCGGGTACGCGGCTGCGAAAGTGCTGCCTGGCTGTATCACCACTCAAGCGCCCAGGCAGGTGAACTGCGGCATTATTTTATCGCCGCCTCGGATGCCCGTATCGTCAATGGCCTGATTGCCCTGCTGCTGGGTCAGCTTTGTGGGCAGACGGCGGATTATATTGCCGCGTTCGATATTGAAGCTTATTTCAAAGCCATTGGCCTCGACGGGCAGCTAAGCCCTTCGCGCACCAATGGCCTGTACGCCCTGGCTCAGGCCATCAAGACCTTCGCCAGCCAAGGCGCAAACTGA
- a CDS encoding membrane dipeptidase produces the protein MTDIHKRSLLKAMGAGALLAGLPMTGLAQSLAGSGKQAKAATSAVPLYIDGLSFLPDDLADIRASKLAAYLCDISAIEEVVQEDGTVNYKRTYKACMKSIREAAVRVAANPDVLLQGLSGSDIALARDTNRTALFFQIQGADCVEERLSQVDEFYREGLRVLQLTHHYGNSFAGGALDNDERGGLNLPLSPKGFALVDKLNDSGILIDLSHSSEQTALDTLNASRMPVVQSHGAVRAIVNHARCSPDSVIRAIADSGGVFGVFMMSFWLTKDPVPTTAHYLAQLKHVANIGGIDAVAIANDYPLRGQENLLKLNNDNAEGVKEYLDWWHSLRAKKVLGFDHEPEHVVIPELNHIERMSRIHDALKGAGFGASDADKIIGGNWQRVLNQVLV, from the coding sequence ATGACAGACATCCATAAGCGTTCGCTGCTCAAGGCCATGGGCGCAGGTGCCCTGCTGGCCGGATTGCCAATGACAGGCCTGGCCCAAAGCCTGGCCGGTTCAGGCAAGCAGGCCAAAGCAGCAACTTCGGCGGTTCCGCTCTATATCGACGGTCTGTCGTTTTTACCGGACGACCTTGCCGACATTCGCGCCTCCAAACTCGCCGCCTACCTGTGTGACATCTCGGCCATCGAAGAAGTGGTGCAGGAAGACGGCACGGTCAACTACAAGCGCACCTACAAGGCGTGCATGAAATCCATCAGGGAAGCCGCCGTGCGGGTGGCGGCCAATCCCGATGTTCTCCTGCAAGGCCTTAGCGGCAGTGATATCGCCCTTGCCCGCGACACAAACCGCACCGCGCTGTTTTTCCAGATACAGGGCGCCGACTGCGTCGAAGAGCGCCTGTCACAGGTGGATGAGTTTTACCGCGAAGGCCTGAGGGTATTACAGCTCACCCACCACTACGGCAACAGTTTTGCCGGTGGCGCCCTGGATAACGATGAGCGCGGCGGCCTCAACCTGCCACTGTCGCCCAAGGGCTTTGCCCTGGTGGATAAACTGAACGACAGCGGCATTTTGATTGACCTGAGCCACTCGTCCGAGCAAACGGCGCTGGACACCCTTAACGCCTCACGCATGCCCGTGGTGCAAAGCCATGGTGCGGTACGAGCCATCGTCAATCATGCCCGCTGCTCACCGGACAGCGTTATTCGCGCCATCGCCGACAGCGGCGGCGTGTTCGGGGTGTTTATGATGAGCTTTTGGCTCACCAAAGACCCGGTTCCCACCACAGCCCATTACCTCGCTCAGCTTAAGCATGTGGCCAACATCGGCGGTATAGATGCGGTGGCCATCGCCAACGACTATCCGCTGCGGGGCCAGGAAAATCTGCTTAAGCTCAATAATGACAACGCCGAAGGGGTGAAGGAATATCTGGACTGGTGGCACAGCCTGCGCGCCAAAAAGGTACTCGGTTTCGACCATGAGCCGGAGCATGTCGTCATTCCCGAACTTAACCATATCGAGCGCATGTCACGCATCCACGATGCCCTCAAGGGGGCGGGATTTGGCGCCAGCGACGCCGATAAAATCATCGGCGGCAACTGGCAGCGGGTATTAAATCAAGTGCTGGTGTAA
- a CDS encoding CPBP family intramembrane glutamic endopeptidase: MLLKLLIAAVMIGGAIALFRFGLLPLLGKLLSLGESELAALRRGGILVCLLLGYWGYVHVAEKRRPAELGLKPASIALGALLAVAMIALASMLLFASGVYQLNEYRGFSSALFGVAGVILVAATIEEVVFRGVMFQALESAWGTAAALWLQSLIFSVLHIANLDSNLGTPELVVTVISGTLIGAFWTVLFVQSRNIWVVAANHAAWNFAVLLTGLPLSGLDDWRAVAPLESSYSGPNWLSGGTVGPEDSIVTVVMVALVFSALLLWLGKRGRFLPPAPAKQ; this comes from the coding sequence GTGCTGCTGAAGCTCCTCATCGCAGCGGTGATGATTGGTGGCGCCATTGCGCTGTTTCGTTTTGGGCTGTTGCCACTTTTGGGCAAGCTGTTGTCGCTTGGGGAGAGCGAACTCGCTGCGCTGCGCCGCGGCGGCATTTTAGTGTGCTTGCTGCTGGGTTACTGGGGCTATGTGCATGTTGCTGAAAAGCGCCGCCCGGCCGAGCTTGGACTTAAGCCCGCCAGCATAGCCCTTGGCGCCTTGCTGGCGGTGGCCATGATTGCGCTGGCATCAATGCTGCTATTTGCCTCGGGTGTGTATCAGCTCAATGAGTATCGCGGTTTCAGTAGCGCGCTGTTTGGTGTTGCCGGAGTGATTTTGGTCGCCGCCACCATTGAGGAAGTGGTGTTTCGCGGCGTGATGTTTCAGGCACTGGAAAGCGCCTGGGGCACAGCGGCGGCGCTGTGGCTGCAATCGCTGATTTTTTCGGTGCTGCACATCGCCAATCTGGACAGCAATCTGGGCACGCCTGAGCTGGTAGTGACCGTGATTTCCGGCACCTTGATTGGGGCTTTCTGGACAGTGCTGTTTGTGCAAAGTCGCAATATTTGGGTAGTAGCTGCCAATCATGCCGCCTGGAACTTTGCGGTGCTGCTCACCGGGCTGCCGCTGTCAGGGCTGGACGACTGGCGCGCCGTGGCGCCCCTTGAGAGCAGCTATTCCGGACCCAACTGGCTCAGTGGTGGCACCGTAGGGCCGGAGGACTCGATAGTGACAGTGGTGATGGTGGCGCTGGTGTTTAGTGCGCTGCTACTGTGGCTTGGCAAACGAGGGCGATTTTTGCCGCCCGCTCCGGCAAAACAGTAG
- a CDS encoding winged helix-turn-helix domain-containing protein, which translates to MDMEIHQRSSAEQTPGTLHSNRRIQFDEFEFVTSPPALYYRQQRLPLEPKMLQLMTMLIDARPELVSKDALMSALWPDTIVSDWSLARLVSDTRKLLDSTGSRQPLIKTVRGRGFCFVPDAHEIIDVSSQFGSRTIDNSALTPADTLAGSRSNRFIWIFSLLLFITAIVGVRYLTSPTEQLAPSQSLHDSAKHRLDIMLSLQRSLKLTKTAFEAQVRRRNELAEAIATKQPELMSLGWEQRLRQYQPQSTADEKFIFEQIRAFTSGPLLKGNRELLTLLDNHPELYEEIDSFLQLHSHLQIWLNKYDQVFRHHPEMAVLYIGVEDGVPFPTEIDKQVEDWINARQTYTTE; encoded by the coding sequence ATGGATATGGAAATTCACCAGCGTAGCTCTGCAGAACAAACTCCCGGGACACTCCACTCGAACCGCAGAATTCAATTCGATGAATTTGAGTTTGTAACCTCGCCGCCAGCGCTCTATTACCGGCAGCAGCGACTCCCACTGGAGCCAAAAATGCTGCAGCTGATGACCATGCTGATTGACGCCAGGCCGGAACTTGTCAGCAAAGATGCACTTATGTCTGCGCTCTGGCCCGATACGATAGTGTCTGACTGGTCGCTTGCACGGCTGGTCTCCGATACCCGGAAGTTGCTGGATTCGACAGGCAGTCGCCAACCTCTGATTAAAACGGTTAGGGGCAGAGGTTTTTGCTTCGTGCCCGATGCCCATGAAATCATTGATGTCAGCTCGCAATTTGGCAGCCGCACTATCGACAATTCGGCCCTAACACCTGCGGATACCCTTGCTGGAAGTCGAAGTAACAGGTTTATTTGGATATTCTCGCTACTGCTTTTTATCACCGCAATCGTCGGTGTCCGCTATCTCACATCGCCAACTGAACAACTTGCGCCTTCCCAATCTCTCCATGACAGTGCAAAGCACAGGCTCGATATCATGTTATCGCTGCAGCGTAGCCTGAAACTTACCAAAACCGCCTTTGAGGCCCAGGTAAGAAGGCGAAATGAGTTGGCAGAGGCCATTGCAACCAAACAGCCTGAGTTGATGAGCCTTGGCTGGGAGCAAAGACTCCGCCAATATCAGCCCCAATCCACCGCCGATGAAAAGTTTATTTTCGAGCAGATCCGCGCCTTTACCAGCGGGCCGCTACTCAAAGGCAACCGCGAGCTGCTTACCCTGCTCGACAATCATCCTGAGCTTTATGAAGAGATAGATTCATTCCTGCAACTTCACAGCCACCTGCAGATCTGGCTGAATAAGTACGATCAGGTATTCAGGCACCATCCTGAGATGGCCGTGCTCTATATTGGTGTAGAAGATGGGGTGCCTTTTCCAACTGAGATAGATAAGCAGGTGGAGGATTGGATTAA